The nucleotide sequence GGTGATGGGGAAAAGCAAAAGGAGGATCGCCAGCGCAAGAAAACTTGTCGATAGTGCGAAAGCTTTACGATTCATCTTCGACGACCTTGGCGACGGTGACGACCTTCTCATCCTTGCCAAGAGAGATCAACCTTACGCCCTGCGTGTTGCGGCCTATGGTCGGGATCTCCTTGGCTGCGGACCTGATCACTATACCGCCGTCGGTTACAAGAATTATATCGTCGTTGTCGGTGACCTGCATCACGCCGGTCACGGGCCCGTTTTTATCGGTGACCTTGATAGTTATGATCCCCGAGCCGCTGCGGGATTGAACGCGATAGTCATCGCGGGGGCTCCTCTTGCCATAACCGCGCTCGGTGACTGTAAGGATCGAGGCTTCATTATTGAGAACCTCCATGCCCACGACGGAATCGCCTTTCTTCAGATTGATCGCCTTGACCCCTCTAGCGGAGCGGCCCATCGGGCGAACTTCATCTTCCTTGAAACGGATCGCCTGCCCTTTCCGCGTAGTTATGAATATTTCGCTCTTGCCATCGGTAAGGCGAACGGAAATCAGCTCGTCGCCATCGTCTATCGTGGTGGCTATTATTCCTCCGGAGCGCGGATTGGAATAAGCCATAAGTTCCGTTTTCTTGATGACGCCATTTTTAGTCGCCATCACCACGTACTGACCATCCTCGAATTTTTTAACGGGGAGAATGGCGGCTATCGATTCAGTGCCAGACATGTTTATCAGGCTGGTTATCGACTGACCTTTCGCCACGCGGCCTATCTGGGGAATCTCGTGGACTTTCAGCCAATAGACCTTGCCCAACGAAGAGAAGATGAGGACGTAGCTATGGGTCGACGCGACAAAGAGATCCTCGACAAAATCCTCTTCCCTCGTCGTCATCCCCTGCTTGCCCCTGCCGCCGCGCCTCTGCGCCCGGTAGATGCTGATCGGGCTTCTCTTGATGTACCCGCGGTGGGAGACGGTGACCACCATCTCCTCCTCCTGAATCAGATCCTCTATTTTGAGATCCTGTGTTTTGGACTGGATCTTGGTTCGCCTCTCGTCGCCGTATTTTTCGCGGATTTCAAGCAGCTCATCCTTTATGATTTTGTAAATCCTCTTCTCGTCGGAAAGAATCAGCTTGAGTTCCTTTATCAGCTTCTGGATTTCATTGTACTCGGCTATTATCTTATCTCGTTCTAGGCCTGTAAGGCGATGGAGCCTCAAATCCAAAATAGCCTGAGCCTGCACGTCCGATAGCGAATATTTTTTCATCAAGCTCGCCTTGGCTACAGCGGGCTCCTTGGACTTCTTTATTATAGCGATGACCTCGTCGATATTTTCCACCGCGATCTTTAGCCCGGCCAGGATATGCGCCCTCTCTTCCGCCTTGCGTAGATCGAAGGTTGTCCTTCTCGTGACGACCTCTTTCCTGTGGTCGATAAAGAGGTCGAGCGCCTCCTTCAGATTCAGGATCTTCGGCTGCCCGCCGACGATTGCCAGAAGTATTATGCCGTAGCTGGACTGCATCTGCGTATGTGCGTAGAGTTGATTCAGGACTACGCCGGCCACGATGCCGCGTTTGAGTTCGACCACGATGCGCATACCGTCCCGGTCTGACTCGTCGCGAATATCGGATATCCCCTCTATCTTTCCCTCC is from Myxococcales bacterium and encodes:
- the gyrA gene encoding DNA gyrase subunit A; protein product: MNRTSEVLPINIEEEMKSSYLDYAMSVIIGRAIPDVRDGLKPAHRRILYAMLREGLLSSKRFSKSAGVVGEVLKKYHPHGDAAVYDTMVRMAQDWNMRYTLIEGQGNFGSIDGDSAAAYRYTEARLRSIAEQMLADIDKETVDFVPNFDGTTVEPCVLPSRIPNLLINGSDGIAVGMATKIPPHNLAEIINGCVAIIDKPSITIDELMKFIPGPDFPTGGFIDGRDGIASAYKTGRGSLKIRAKAVIEPIARGDRELIAINEIPYQTNKARLVERIAELVKEGKIEGISDIRDESDRDGMRIVVELKRGIVAGVVLNQLYAHTQMQSSYGIILLAIVGGQPKILNLKEALDLFIDHRKEVVTRRTTFDLRKAEERAHILAGLKIAVENIDEVIAIIKKSKEPAVAKASLMKKYSLSDVQAQAILDLRLHRLTGLERDKIIAEYNEIQKLIKELKLILSDEKRIYKIIKDELLEIREKYGDERRTKIQSKTQDLKIEDLIQEEEMVVTVSHRGYIKRSPISIYRAQRRGGRGKQGMTTREEDFVEDLFVASTHSYVLIFSSLGKVYWLKVHEIPQIGRVAKGQSITSLINMSGTESIAAILPVKKFEDGQYVVMATKNGVIKKTELMAYSNPRSGGIIATTIDDGDELISVRLTDGKSEIFITTRKGQAIRFKEDEVRPMGRSARGVKAINLKKGDSVVGMEVLNNEASILTVTERGYGKRSPRDDYRVQSRSGSGIITIKVTDKNGPVTGVMQVTDNDDIILVTDGGIVIRSAAKEIPTIGRNTQGVRLISLGKDEKVVTVAKVVEDES